The following DNA comes from Vigna radiata var. radiata cultivar VC1973A chromosome 4, Vradiata_ver6, whole genome shotgun sequence.
ttgagtcacGTTATTTTTAGAATAACGTCATTTTCTGGAGTTTTACACACTTAATACTTGATAATCACTCTCATATAATAGATTCTAATTTTCTTACTTACTTAAGATtaagctaaaataaaataattttttccttgACTTGTATTGTACAATTTTTTAAGATGGAAATCATTCTACATAATACAAGTAACTTCACCTATATTAGTATGCTATTTTAGATTTAGGAGAAGATAAATCTATAACTTATCTTCAAAATTTCAACTACTTTAGTTTATTTCATGTTAGATAATCTttgataatgataattttttagttattttatgatATGAAGTGAatgataatcatatattttttaattctattatcaTAGGTGCTTATTTTGGgtaaatgaaacaaaaacttttttctttaattagaaaaaataacttatataaaaaaatctaatgtAGCACTCCTAAATTTTTTATCCGCCACTAACGAcatcatatattattatcaaattacaattatatgTAAACTCTCACAAATTTATCACCTTACAAAACTCTTATAACATTGCataattttttccaaaattttgaatACATATCTAAAATAtgaagtttaagaaaaaaataatcttccCTTTATTAAACCCCATGCCCATTACCAATGTGTTGTTATCAATTATAAGATAACTTAGATTAAGATAAACAAAGGGGTTGGTGGGTTCAGCACAAACAAATGGGAATGTTGGGAGCAGTGGCTCAAAGCTTTGGAAGGGTAACATATAACTTTTTAGTAATTGATGTAAAACTTAGTTTCTAATGAAGAAACTATTTATGccataatcaaataaaaaagaaggaatAGATGTAACCTTCAAACCCTTATTGTTTTAGCCTTGTATTATATGGTGACTTTCTGCAAACAAATACTGAGATAATAGTTGTCTTGTCTTCTCATAAGAAACATCGTacttaaagaaattataatacataGTAATTTGTTTGAAACAATTAATGAGGTTCCTTGGAGTGGAACATGTCATCAATCGAAGAAGATCTcattaaatgtaattttgtgGTACAAGtggtttaattatatttaaatagatctaaataaaaagatataatattatttttaatttaaaattttaagacaaatgaatattttagttatatatattagtcATTTTAAGTAAAACTTTAACAATTTCTTACTGCATTGTTATAAACACAAATTTcagttatattaaaaagaatctAATAATATCAATGCAATCAGTCACACTGTATCGTTTGAGCCGATGACCGCAACATTGTCTTCTTACTAGTAGGTCGAACGACTTGGAAGACTGAAAAATAGCAATAAAAAGTGTGATTAGGGTGGGTGGACGGATGACGGACCTATGACCATAATTATGACTTTTTACAAAGATTAAGATAAATAACGATTAAAGGCATTCAATTATGATTGGATCATGATTAAGAAATCGTTAATTCCAGACTtatgacaaattataaatacagATCAAAGGTAAAAAGTAGGTGGTTCACATTTACTGTGCATCTATTATTGATCTACAATACCATATGGACAATCTACTAACTTAGACATTGGAGAACCTTTACCAGATACATCTCCAGACAAAAGAGTGAAGAAAAAGACCAAGGAGTGAGACCAAACAACGCATAAAGAGAAATCATAAAAGTGTCAGAAGTGACTCGACCCTACAACCGAAATACcctgtttaataatttttggtataagaaaacttatatataattacttttggaaaagagaaaaatataaagaattttttgaaacaatCTTTTGTAAgttaactaatttataaataaatttaaaatattaaagtagaAAACCCACAAaagaaaactttacaaattaaattcaggatttattttattttatagagaaattaattttaattttgttcttaatttttttatcatagaaaTACTTACAAAAGAAACTCGTTCAAAGAAGGCTTATATATAGAAGGCtgtacatattataaaaaatcaagcttttgttataaatattttaagtaaaatttttgCTTATATATATGACAATAACATTTATCTTCTGCTACTAtagtattttgaaatttaaaaacttacCTTTAAACAGACATATGACTATTTTCATATACagggttaatttttttttttaaaatacaatactAAGTCATTTTCAAGTATACTAAAGAGAATAAATTggttatatttgaaattaaaagaaaaaaaaattagggatCATCGTAAAAGATGACTTATCTATATTTTTTCCAAAGGAATCTAGATCCCTAACTTATGTCACGTCTATCTATGTttgcaaatttatttttaaaatcctaaaaacttaaaaaaaaaaaaaaactacataaCAATTAACTTATCTAGGATAAGCAAATTCTTTGGGAAACCAAATCCAAAGATAAACTGAATAAAATTGCATCATTAAAAAGTTCTTAAAATGTGTTTTGGTAATCAAATATAGGTGcaatgaattgaaatataaCATTCTAGGATATTACTATAgcctatattttatatatttatgggAAAACAAAAGTTTAGACAGATACATAAAAGTGTGTTTGGAGAAAGGAGGTTCAATGTATGAAAGTTTCCTTACAACTTTGAAATGTATGAGAgtttgtttttgattttgtggaaatgacaaaacaaaacacaaactaAGCTTACCAAGTCCaagttataaatgaaaattaaaaaaaaaaacataattatagtattttagaaatttttagtATTGTTCTCATTTGAAAAATAGAATGAACTTGATAAGTCAACTAACCTTTAAATGTTAATTGGATTGTTTATATGATTCTGCCTATAAGTGTCAACTAGATgagtaaaataataagttatactaggttaatttatgtatttttttatattttaataaactattatgagaaatttattgaatattttgtagattattatgaatttcatgttttttttacattatatttatttaacttggGAATAGCTAAAGGGCATATATGTCAATGCAATATGAgttgatattatatttgtgtttgaattttctgtaTGCAGTGGACAAATCCGGCCCAGGTTACTTCGCATACcctattaattttcttcttgcACCCCATCAAAGCTTTTGGGAAGCTTTTTCCAGAATAGAAATGGGTGAGAGTATCTTTCGAAAGAGTGGATCAGAAAAATTTCTCAGgaaattatttaatacattttggaaaataaaatccaaaataatagGGGTGTAGAAAGCAACAGCCTATTCGATTTTatgcaatttaatttaaaaatggcCCAGCCCAACCTGATTTTTAGCATGTTTAAGATGCATTGGGTATATTCGTTTTGACCTAACGGATTTCATTTTGATAACcgacataaaaaaacaaaaatctcatttaataatataaaactaattttaaaaaagcattaattaagaaatttaaaaacttaatgatttatttaatttagttttcacCAAGCTACTCTTACATTCGAGAAAGGGGTTATGTGGCAAGTGCCAGGTTGTTTCCAACGTTAGGagttttaaaaagattttatgtGACCGCCTTGTGGTGTGGCGTGTGGTGCTATCGTCTCATTTCAGCTTCATTTCGTTTCATTTGCATTTCATTTGACGTTTTCTTTCTGGAAGCTTCGGCACGCAGAGATCCATGGCGTCGTTCGATGAAGCTCCTCCCGGAAACTCCAAGAGCGGCGAGAAGATCTTCAAGACTAAGTGCGCTCAGTGTCACACCGTCGATAAAGGTGCCGGTCACAAACAAGGTATATTCGCTTCTTCCCTTTTTGTCCTAATTAGCACTCAGATCTATCGCTCCACTGTTACTTTTTCATCACTTTTTGCTTCGCCCTCAACGCTCCATGCTCTCAggttttggattttatttttcattgtttagGTTTCAGAGTTCCTCTGTATTGATATTGACTCAAACATTCTATTGTATGTTTGGCTTTCGGTTGTAAGAGTTTGAAAATACTTTTACTCTCAGAGCAACTTCGTTTTGTGGTTGGAATTTGAAAAATACTCTATTGACTTCAATCCGTACATAGCCCTATGTGTTAGAAATTCGTTGTTAAATCTGAAGGTTATTTTGATGTGTGATTGGTTTTTGGAAacttgaaattgtttttttgaAGTCTGATCTATCAACCAgtgtcaattatttttatttttctaattaggTGGTTTGTTTGTTAGAGATTTGACTGGAGAGAAGCAAAAGGCGAATAAATTGGTTATGTTAGAAATTATTGGGAATGCAATAAGAGTTTAATTTGTGTGCGTTGTGGGTGAAACCTTTTTATAACCGATAAGAAATCATATACTTTGAATATTCTATACAGAAGATTTCCCTGATCTAATGTTCCTTTCTTATCGGAATTATTcggttttacttttattttgtcatAGGGTATATCGTTTACACACATTTATTTTTGAGAAACGGTAGGGAAGACCTAGAAGCACAGTGAATGATAAGTAACAATTTAAAAGGGATCTCATGGTGTCTCTAAGAATTTGGTTTGTAACTGAACCTAGTGCGATAATATTGTTATTGTTGCCATTTATTGTTctattacttttattgtttaatatttagtgaaataacattttgtgatgttaaaataaactttatgatAAATTTCTTTCTTGCTTTTCCTTGACACTTGGTCAATAATTTTTACGTTACATCTTTTGCCCCCATGTGATTAGTATATTAGTCCAATTACGCTTCCACTTATCTGATCGCATTCCGCAGTTAATTCTTTAGTCTTCTGTTAATTGTCTCCTCTCCATGAATAATGTCATTATGCAAtattctgaaaataaaaatatttactcttGTTGATCGTTTTAGGACCCAATCTGAATGGTTTGTTTGGAAGGCAATCTGGCACTACCGCTGGATATTCCTATTCTACCGCTAACAAAAACATGGCTGTGATATGGGAGGAAAAGACCTTGTATGATTACTTGCTCAATCCCAAAAAGGTACAGcgtaaattaatattttgatttcaaatgTACTTCACTAACCTACATAGTTACCACTTCATGCTACTTACCTTCGTAttgatgtataaatttttttctttaagggCATTGTGCTGTTAAGTTGGTAATGTTGTAAGgtgacattgaaaataaatttttctaatcTACAGAGACGAtaggttaattaattaattaatcattgaTTATACAAATGTTAGATTTGCTTATGTAACCTGTTTGTGAATCTTTTTATGTcacttaatatattattttcatcttgAGATGGTTTTCTTATGTAGTCAGGGTATTGTgctattaaattttatgataataatattgcAATGCAGGGTGACATTGAGAACTTGTTTCCACCACCATGTTACTGATTTGTGCTTTCATTTATCCCCTTATGCAGTATATTCCAGGGACAAAGATGGTGTTTCCTGGTCTTAAGAAACCTCAGGATCGTGCGGATCTTATTGCTTATCTTAAAGAATCCACTGCATAAGGATTAAACTTTCATACATACAGTTACGCATTGTTCATTCGAAGTTCCGGAGATTTAAATTTTCAGACATTTAATTATGTGGTGCAGGAAGTACTGTATCAGCAAATAAAGTAGACTTGATTTGTTTGCAATgctattttgttcattttgcaTTGCCTTTTAAGAATTTGCAATATATGGGTTAATACCCAATTAATTTAACAGTTGAAAGTTGAAACATTGTTGCTGATATTTAATTTGCTAGAAGGACAATTTGGTCTACCTTTGTTGCACAAGTGTTTTTCAAGTCGTATAATTTCTGTAGTTTGCTTAGCTGAATGAAATGCATACTTTAACTACAATGATCTTGGTCATGATATGCTAAAGGAGAGTGTTGGCCCAATCTTGAGCTGGAGTGGTATGGTGAGAGATTTTGTTCCATTGTCAGTTAGCCCTGGATAAATTTGAGCCGAACAATTCGTGGATTTTATTGTTTAGTTTGAATGATGAAATCGGTCAGTTGGATTTAGCTGAACATGTCTTCTAGTCGTTTTATGGAGCCATTAGTTTATTTGGTACATGTCTTCTAGTCATTTTATGGAGTTGGTTGATGGGTGAATTTAATTTAGGTTAAGTCTTAAGGACTTTATTTAAATGTGAGGatttttaattgagttcttattttaaattattttgttcatttacgttttaattattttgttaggTGATTTTTGTAAGATAACGTGATAGTACATGTTACCTGTGTCTTTTAGTCTCTAACTAATAATCACATTGTTTTTATCTGCATAGTTCTTGCTAAGATGAATAATAGATGTTTTGGATTTGGAGGGGAATGGTTAGAACATTCAGATACTATGCTGGAAGTGACTCAATGGTCACCCAACTCTGTCACGGGGTTGAATTAAGCTGTATTTTTCTAATCGGTCAATGtgaaaatgtttatattatataagcaTATGTATTATaccatattaatattaaaaattaagtttgcATGAAAGGATTATATTTATTGGCTTtattataattacttaaaaGGTATATTATGGTTTGTGGTTGGTGAAGGTGTCAAAAGGGTCTTGTTTGTCGGGCTGTTCCTCAGCTTATCAAAGTTTGACTTCAGGTAAtcaattaacttatttttaaaattaaaattaatttttacataattatatatgtaatattgtgaaaaataatatatgggAATAATTTCTCTTATCTTCGGATTACATCATCGGCATTAACTTGACTAAGAAGTTTTCTGTGTTTCTCTCATTTGAGAATCTTAGTTCtcttaattaaactttttttttctaaattcatcCGCCGTGAGTTTGAGAGAaagaaagtttaattataaaattgagaagagaactaaaaattttaaataaggatacataaaattttttaatcgAGTTAATGTGGATAATGTGATTGAAGAATAAGAGaaattattcttatatattatttttactacattCAATATAGTATCACATGTTAGAGTATATTCTAAAGATATATGTGTGCATATTGTTTCATCTAGAGTTTCTATTGAATCATTTATTAATGTCTAGTTTTATGTTTGAGATGTCTAGTTTTATGTTGGAGATGTATATATCTCAGTGTTGGAAGTTTTTCACTCATTagatataaaactaatttaatgtAATATCGATTGAGATAAAGCTTAAATTTGCTTCTTaaccatatttatttaaaaataattataatttaaattattaatgtttacAAATTATTGTGTATTAGTATGAAAtgctttttatttatgttaaattgaGGTTTTGGTCCAATTTTATTGGCGAATTGAATGGCTATGATTGCGGGGTCACTCAAAATAACGTTGGTTTTTGTTTCCCTTACTTGTATATCTTCTTCTGCACTCTCCATTGAATGACccaaataaatagttttattaaaaattattcggcaaatttttaaaaatatcatttgatGATTGTTATTACGTCAGTTTTTCGTCATCcgagagaaaatattttagaatgagtttaattaatattataaacaattaatggaaatcaatgttttaagggttaattgatttgatttaaattaaaaatgattaagaaTGAGCTAGATATGATATAATATCTTTATGGATCaattaaaatgatttgttttataaaaaat
Coding sequences within:
- the LOC106758147 gene encoding cytochrome c is translated as MASFDEAPPGNSKSGEKIFKTKCAQCHTVDKGAGHKQGPNLNGLFGRQSGTTAGYSYSTANKNMAVIWEEKTLYDYLLNPKKYIPGTKMVFPGLKKPQDRADLIAYLKESTA